A segment of the Flavobacteriales bacterium genome:
ACCACCTTGTTCAGCTCTTCCTTGTAAGGCGCGCTCACTTCATCCACGAGCGCGAGCATCGTCTTGTCCGCGGGGTACTTCTCCGGGTCCACATCGAGTAATTCATAGTGGCTGTCCTTCACTTTGCCATCTTCCACCAACACATCCAAGCGTGCCACGAATGATCCGAAGGCGCCCGGCTCCACCACCTTGCTGTATTTGGCTTCGATGGGGGTGCGCACGCGTTCGTGGGTGTCGGCTCCAAGGATGAGGTCCGCGCCTTCCACTTCGGGCTTGTTGGCCAGGTCCACTTGCTGCGCCAGGCCCATGTGGGTGACGAGGAAGACCATGGCGCACTGCTCATAATCGCGCAGGATACGGATGTACTTCGCGACGTTCAGCTCCGGCTTGGTGAACTTGATGCCGCAGCTGTAGGCCGGTGATTGGCGCTTGGGCGTGAGCGGATCGTTGTAGCCGATGAAGCCGATCTTGATGCCGGCGACCTGCTTCGTCCAGTAGGGGTGGAAGATCATCTCGCCAGCGAGGTCTGCATTCGGGTCCTTCATATCGCCGCAGTAGGCGGCCAGCTTCTCGTGGTACATGTTGGCGCAGATCTTCGCGCCACGGTAACCACCGAGGTCCTTCAGCATGTTCTCCTTGCCGTACACCACCTCCCAATTGCCGGGCAGCAGCAGGTCATAGCCCACCGCGTTCATCAGGGGCACGATCGCGCGCCCCTCGCTCTTGGCCGCTACGCCACCACCTTGGAAGCAGTCGCCGCCGTCGATCACCAGCGTGTTCGCGGGATCCTCGTTGCGCAGCGCGTCGATCATCGTCTTCAGCACGCCGTAGCCGCCTCGCTTCTTGTACACGGGTTTCCCATTCTCGAGGAAGAACTCGTCATGCGTGTGCAACTGCGCGTGGATGTCGCTGGTGAATAGCAGGGTGAATTTCCCTGCTTTGCCCGTGCTCACGGCTCGCGCGCCGAGCAGTTCTTCGCGATGCTGCGGATCCGCCAACGCGCC
Coding sequences within it:
- a CDS encoding 5'-nucleotidase C-terminal domain-containing protein, with product MSEIIHPPGCSCGDHDEATYNVSRRQALKSLGALGAGLTLGPTVAMGALADPQHREELLGARAVSTGKAGKFTLLFTSDIHAQLHTHDEFFLENGKPVYKKRGGYGVLKTMIDALRNEDPANTLVIDGGDCFQGGGVAAKSEGRAIVPLMNAVGYDLLLPGNWEVVYGKENMLKDLGGYRGAKICANMYHEKLAAYCGDMKDPNADLAGEMIFHPYWTKQVAGIKIGFIGYNDPLTPKRQSPAYSCGIKFTKPELNVAKYIRILRDYEQCAMVFLVTHMGLAQQVDLANKPEVEGADLILGADTHERVRTPIEAKYSKVVEPGAFGSFVARLDVLVEDGKVKDSHYELLDVDPEKYPADKTMLALVDEVSAPYKEELNKVVGSTKNTLVRYYVIENPMDNLITDAIMWKLNPDVAISNGFRFCPPIVADGKNPVPITNDNLWSMIPVDSEAKYGEATGQQLWDWLEKELHNVFAKDPAKRFGGWVVRFKGMTANFTMHNDLGKRVNWIKVGKKPIDLSRTYLIAACEREGDADDTLCRLEKVKNPRRADITMHTILRDYFGVFSPVAPKVEGRITATDAPQDLLSQLEGYDYEFR